Genomic segment of uncultured Desulfobacter sp.:
AAACCGGCGCCAGGTTTCTTTTAAATCCTGAAATTAAACACGAGCCCACGCTTATTTCGCCAGAACAAAACGCAAGGGATATACGGATCAAATTCATTGAAAAATGTCTTGAAATCGCATCATTTTTAGGATCGGATGCGGTTTCCATCTGGTCCGGGCAGAAAAAAGGGAGGGTTAGCGACCAGAACGCCTGGGAATGGCTGATTTCAGGATGCAGAGAAGTATCTGAAAAAGCATGTGAACATGGCGTTTTCATTGCCTTTGAGCCGGAACCCGGCATGTTCGTGGAAAATCTTGATCAATACACCGGGCTCAAGGAAAAAATAGGCCATGATTTTTTTAAACTCACCCTTGATCTGGGTCATGCCCTGATCACGGAAAACAGCGTCTCAAAAGCGATATGCGACCATAAAAACGATATCGTTAATATCCATTTGGAAGATATGAAAAAAGACAAACATGACCACCTGTTCTTTGGCGAAGGAGAGATGGATTTTCAAAAAATTTTCAGGGGACTAAAAGAGATAAATTACAGCGGCCAAGTAAATATTGAACTGAGCCGCCACAGTCACAATGCCGTTGAAACGGCAAAAAGAGCAAAACAATTTCTGCGGGGTATTGTGCCGGATTAAATGATCCTGCCATACCCCGCATAAAAAAGACAAACAGCGTTGGTTACAGCTTAGCGGTAACCAGGTTCAGGGATATCAATGAATATGCACTGACCAGAACCGGATCATTTTCCCACCACCGGGCTGTCGGGTTAATCCAGGAGCCGTCGTCCCGCTGGTTTGCAGCCAATTTTGTCGCCAGATCATTTCGCCAGTTAATCCGCTTGCCGCTACTTGTGACCAAAACATCATCGCCATAAACGGTCAGGGCTTTTGCCATGGTGTGGTAATAGTAGTACAGGCCCTGCTGTCCAACCCCCGGGTTTTCGTCCAGGGTATAATTGTCTTTCAGCCAGTTGTATGCCGCCTGAACCCTCTCATCATTTTTATCCAGGTCCGCGAAAATAAAACTCAAAAGCCCCGCATAGGTCATGGAGCCATAAGATCTAAGTGCCTTTTTGCCGTTCTCAAGGGTTTCTTCACCGGCCTTGCTGTTGCCGGGATAATAGACAAACCCACCTTTATTTTTGGGATCGGCACTGGACCAGGCCTGATCATTGGACCCCGGAAGATTCTGGCAGCGCTGAATGAATTTGAGTGCCGCTTCCCAGTCCAACTTGGTCTCCTGCAGGTTTTTCAAATCCTTATATGCAGCAAGCTGATCGTCGGATTCAAGAAATTCACTGGCTTTCAATGCCTCAAGGGCAATATAGGTATTGGACATATCCGAATGGTCCTTGGTGCCGTACCCGATCCCGCCGTCAAATTTTTCATCTACGTTCCCCTTCTCTCCCTGGTCAAGCTGGAGGGTGGCGATATAGCGTCTGGCTTTCAAAATGTAGGGGTGATACTTGGGATCATTTGCCGCCAGCAAGGCCATCACACACAAAGAGGTATTGTAGTTGGGAAGACCCTCCTTATATATAGCGCCGTTTTCATGGATATTGCTGATAATATAATCCAGTGCCTTTTGAATGAAGTCGGGCTTCTCCTTAACATCTGCATACATGGAAGATGTCAAAAAGGCATAGGTCACCAGACCGGTTACACCCGGAAATCCGGGGTTTGACCAGGAGCCGTCAGGGTTCTGAGACTTCCTAAGATACTCAAATCCTTTCTTGAAGGTATTGTCCAAATCCGGTGGTGTTAATTTCTTTTCCGAGGCAACGGCCGGTAAACTGAGCATCAACGCCATAAAAATCAACGGTAAAAATTTCAGGATACGTAGGCCCAACATCTTTGTCTGATTCATTTTCTCTCCCCCCTGATTTTAAATTCTTGGAATATAGATCAGCCAAAGCGACAAGCTGTCGAATACATACCGTGCCTTGACCAAATAAGCTTTCTGTATTTTTAACCCCTTTTTTTCACAAAATCAACACCGCTTACTTACCCAACAGCAATTCTCAATATGGATTTTAATCGACTCAAGGATACCGTAACCTGTTGAAATCACGTTAGCCGAAATCATGATTTTATGATAT
This window contains:
- a CDS encoding sugar phosphate isomerase/epimerase family protein, with protein sequence MFKLGYNTNGFANHSLLSAIDIIGRLGYQSIAITIDHHALNPWEHNFKTQLAQVKERLKKYDLASVVETGARFLLNPEIKHEPTLISPEQNARDIRIKFIEKCLEIASFLGSDAVSIWSGQKKGRVSDQNAWEWLISGCREVSEKACEHGVFIAFEPEPGMFVENLDQYTGLKEKIGHDFFKLTLDLGHALITENSVSKAICDHKNDIVNIHLEDMKKDKHDHLFFGEGEMDFQKIFRGLKEINYSGQVNIELSRHSHNAVETAKRAKQFLRGIVPD
- a CDS encoding prenyltransferase/squalene oxidase repeat-containing protein, which gives rise to MNQTKMLGLRILKFLPLIFMALMLSLPAVASEKKLTPPDLDNTFKKGFEYLRKSQNPDGSWSNPGFPGVTGLVTYAFLTSSMYADVKEKPDFIQKALDYIISNIHENGAIYKEGLPNYNTSLCVMALLAANDPKYHPYILKARRYIATLQLDQGEKGNVDEKFDGGIGYGTKDHSDMSNTYIALEALKASEFLESDDQLAAYKDLKNLQETKLDWEAALKFIQRCQNLPGSNDQAWSSADPKNKGGFVYYPGNSKAGEETLENGKKALRSYGSMTYAGLLSFIFADLDKNDERVQAAYNWLKDNYTLDENPGVGQQGLYYYYHTMAKALTVYGDDVLVTSSGKRINWRNDLATKLAANQRDDGSWINPTARWWENDPVLVSAYSLISLNLVTAKL